GCAAGCCCATTGTCCAGCAAAGATTTTTTGCCTTTGAGACAAAGTGAAACGTTGTCAAAAGCATACGCATCCAAGCCGCGCCAGAGACGTTGTATCGGCCCGTTGGCCGAGAACTGGACAACAACTCACAATACGCTGAGCAGGCTCTCTGACGAGCCGCGAATTTTTATAATCAAGAGCTTCCGCTCTGATCCGCTGCATGCCCAAAACCGACACTTCTTCTACCCACTCCTCTGACGTACCAGTATCGGCCGGGCATACCGCACTGGTCTGGCTAGGTCGCTTGGTGGTGGGTCTTGCCGGACTGGCGGCGGCAGGTGTTGCGTGCGTGTTGATGGCCGTTGGCATCGCATTGGCGGTGGCGTATCCCAATCTGCCGGAAGTGGCCGGTTTGGCAGACTACCGCCCCAAGCTGCCTTTGCGGGTGATCTCGGCCGACGGGCAATTGATTGGCGAGTTTGGCGAGGAGCGTCGCAATCTGCTCACCATCCACGAGATTCCCGCCGTGATGAAGAACGCGGTGTTGGCCATTGAAGACGCGCGCTTCTTCGAACACAACGGTGTCGACTACCGCGGGATGATTCGCGCCGCACTGGCCAACCTGCGACAGGCCAAGAGCCAGGGAGCATCGACCATCACGATGCAGGTGGCGCGCAACGTCTATCTGTCGGCGGAGAAGAGCTACACACGCAAAATCTATGAAGTGCTGCTGACCTTCAAGCTGGAGCACATGCTGACCAAGGAGCAAATCCTTGAGATCTACATGAACCAGATCTTCCTCGGGCAGCGCGCCTACGGATTTGCAGCAGCTTCACAGATCTATTTCGGCAAATCGCTCAAGGATGTGACGATCGCCGAAGCCGCGATGCTCGCCGGCCTGCCGCAGGCGCCGTCGGCCTACAACCCCATCAAGAATCCCCGCCGGGCCCGCAGCCGTCAGTTGCACATCATCGACCGCATGCTTGAGAACGGGTTCATCACCGCCGAGGAAGCCGAGTCCGCCAAATCGGAGCAACTCACGCTGCGTTCACTGGGGGGGCCCAACCGCCTTCACGCAGAGTATGTGGCCGAGATGGTGCGGCAATCCATCGTTGCCCAGTATGGAGAAGAGGCCTACACAAGAGGTCTGGTGGTGACCACCACGCTGAAGGCAGATGAACAGCGCGCAGCCTATCGCGCCATGCGGCAAGGGGTGCTGGACTTCGAGCGGCGCCAGTTCTACCGCGGCCCGGAGTTGTTCATCGACTTGCCGAAAGATCAGCCCGCGCTGGACGAGGCTATCGACGATGCCTTGAACGAGCGCCCAGACAACGACGACTTGCTGTCGGCCGTGGTACTGGAAGCAAACGCCAAACGGGTGGTTGCCGTGCGCCAGGATGGTGAGCCGTTCGAGATCACGGGCGAGGGTCTCAGACCCGTGCAGTCCGGGCTCTCGGACAAAGCGGGCCCCAACATCAAGATTCGGCCGGGCGCGGTCATCCGGGTGGTGGAGACCGCGCCCAAAACCTGGCGCATCACGCAACTGCCCGAAGTGGAGTCTGCGTTCGTGGCGCTGGAGCCGAATTCGGGCAAAGTGATTGCCTTGGTGGGCGGGTTTGATTTCCAGAAGAGCAAGTTCAACCACGTCACCCAAGCCTGGCGCCAGCCTGGATCGAGCTTCAAGCCTTTTATCTATTCGGCCGCGTTGGAAAAAGGCCTGACGCCGATGACCGTGGTCAACGACGCGCCGCTGTTCTATTCGGCGGGCGAAACCGGCGGCAAGCCATGGGAGCCCAAAAACTACGACGGGCAGTTCGAAGGTCCGATGTCGGTCCGCCGCGCGTTGGCGAAGTCCAAGAACATGGTATCTATCCGAGTGCTGCAGATGGTCGGCACGCGAAGTGCGCAGGAGTGGGTCGCGCGGTTCGGATTCGACGCCGACAAGCACCCCCCTTACCTGACCATGGCGCTGGGCGCTGGCGCGGTAACCCCGTTGCAGATGGCTTCCGGCTATGCCGTGTTCGCCAACGGCGGCTATCGGGTCCCTCCCATGTTGATTTCGCGCGTGAGCGACCACAAGGGTAAGGTGCTCTACGAAGCGCCCGAACCCGCCTTGAGCGACGACCAACGCGCCATCGAACCGCGCAACGCGTTTGTCATGAACAGCTTGCTGCAGGAGATCACGCGCACCGGAACCGCCGCACGCGCCCAGGCCACCCTGAAGCGCCCCGATCTCTACGGGAAGACGGGCACCACGAACGATTCGGTGGATGCGTGGTTTGTGGGCTATCAGCCCTCCATTGTGGCGGCCGCTTGGGTCGGTTACGACTCGCCGCGCAATCTCGGCAGTCGCGAGACCGGTGGCGGCTTGAGCCTGCCGATCTGGATCTCGTTCATGTCCGAGGCGCTCAAAGGTGTGCCCGTCGCCACCTACACGCCACCGGCTGGTGTGATCAACGTGGGCAACGAGTGGTACTACGAAGAATACGGTCCAGGCCGTGGCGTGCACAGCCTGGGCATGCAGGACCCTATGCCAGGCGCGGTAGCGCCCGGTGCTGAACTCGATGCCAACGGCATACCGGTCCCCAGGCCGGCTGCGGCGCCCGAGGAGCGTCGCAGCATCCTGGATCTGTTCAGGAACTGAAAGCCAAGCTCAGGCCGGCTTGTTCGGATGCACAACGTGAGAGGTGGGCGAAGAATTCACCCTGCCCCTTGGTGTCCATCCACACCTTGCCGTCGTGTTTGTAGTGGAAGCCTCCGGCGCGCGCGGCCATCCACACTTCGTGCAACGGCTTCTGCAGGTTGATGATGATCTGGCTTTTGTTGGCAAAGGTCAGGGTGACCATGCCCCCCACGCGTTGGTTGTCGATGTCGGCGTCGGTGTGGTCGTTGATGCGATCACACGACAATTCGATCGCCTTCAGCAAGGCTTCCGCGTGGTCTTGGTACTCAGAGTCCGTCATTACAATGCGCCGATGTTGGGTTCAAAACGCATTCTAGGTGGGGCCGTCAGCCCCTCGCGCCACATGGCCATCGCCGTGGCGTCGGTGGGCGCGCTGCTCCTGAGCGCCTGCGGCCAAAGAGGTCCCCTGTATCTGCCTCAAACGCCCTCCCCTCAGCCGTCAGCGGAAAGGCCCGCCGACCAGACCCCGCGCACCGCGCCCAACCTGCCCACACAGCGCTGACTTTCCCCCGTTTCGAATGACCACAACTTCTGACCTGCCGGCGGCCGACCTCTTGCCGTTTTTTGCGTATCGGGACCAGCAACTGGTCATGGAGGGCGTGCCGCTCGAACGATTGGCACACGAGCATGGCACGCCTTTGTTCGTGTACAGCAAGGCTGCCATGCTGAGCGCACTGGCGGCCTATCAGCGTGGCCTGAAGGGGCGCCCTCACCTGATTTGTTACGCCATGAAGGCCAACTCCTCGCTGGCGATTCTGCAGACCTTGGTGCGCGCGGGCTGCGGTCTGGACATTGTGTCCGGTGGCGAGCTCGAACGGGCCTTGGCCGCGGGTGTCGAACCCTCGAAAGTGATTTTTTCCGGCGTGGGCAAGACCCGCGCCGAGATGCGGCAAGCGCTGACCGCAGGTATTGGTTGCTTCAATGTCGAGAGCCGCGCCGAGCTCGACGTCCTCAACGAGGTCGCCCACGACATGGGACGGCGTGCGCCGGTGAGCGTGCGCGTGAATCCCAACGTGGATGCTCAGACCCATCCCTATATCTCCACGGGCCTCAAAGGCAACAAGTTCGGCATCGCGCATGAAGACGTCATCGACACCTATGTGCACGCAGCGGCGTGCGATGGACTGCGCGTCGTGGGCATCGACTGCCACATCGGGTCGCAGATCACGCAGACCGGCCCGTATCTGGATGCGATGGACCGCGTGCTCGATCTGGTCGAGGCCATCGAAGCCCGCGGCGTGGCGATCGAACACATCGACTTCGGCGGTGGCCTGGGCATCGACTACCAGGGCGACACCCCGCCCGAAGCCGACGCGCTTTGGAGCCAACTGCTGCAGCGCATGGAGGCAAGAGGCTATGGCGATCGCAAGATTTACATCGAGCCAGGCCGTTCCCTGGTAGGCAACGCGGGCGTATGCCTGACCGAAGTGCTGTATCTCAAGCCCGGCGAGCACAAGAATTTTCTGATCGTGGACGCGGCAATGAACGATCTGCCCCGCCCCGCGATGTACCAGGCATTCCACCGCATCGTGCCAGTGGCACAGCCGCAGACGGAGGAACAAGCCACCACCTGGGACGTGGTCGGCCCCGTGTGCGAGAGCGGGGACTGGCTCGGGCGTGACCGCGCGCTCTCTGTACGGGCGGGCGACTTGCTGGCCGTGATGTCGGCAGGCGCCTATTGCATGAGCATGGCCAGCAACTACAACACCCGTGGCCGCGCGGCCGAGGTGCTGGTGGACGGCACGCGGTCCACCTTGATCCGCGAACGCGAGACGCCAGCAGACCAGTTCCGCACCGAGCGCATGCTGCCCGCAGCCTGAGCGTGCTGCAGACGCGGCCGCCGCGTTGCGCGGGCGGGCCGCTACCGCGAGAGTCGGCGCCACACGCGCCAGCCCAACAAGGCGCTGAGGATCGCGGCGTAAACCGCCACTTCGGCAAAATCGTTCTTGCCGGCACGCATCCAGAAGAAGTGCAACACCGCCAGCCCGGCGATGACATACACCGCGCGGTGCAGCCACTGCCAACGCGCTGCCCCCAAGGCACGTATGGCACGGTTGAACGACGTGGCCGCCAGTGCCAGCAGGAGCACCCAGGACAGGAAGCCCACCAGGATAAAGGGGCGTTTGACCACGTCGGCTGCGATGCCCGTCAGATCAAATTCCATGTCGAACCAGGCGTAGGCCAGCAGGTGCATGCAGGCATAGAAAAACACGAACAGCCCTACCATGCGCCGCAAGCGCGCCAGCGCCGGCCAGCCTGCGGTCACGCGCAACGGCGTGATCGCCAGGACCAGCACCAGGAAGCGGAGTGTCCAGTCACCCAGAGCGCGGATCAAGGCCTCGGCAGGATTGGCACCTAGTTGATCGCTGAGCGCGGCCCAGACCAACCAAACAAACGGCAGGCAGGCCAAAACGAAGCCCACGGGCTTGGCTGCGCGATGTCCGATCCAGCGATGGATGCGAGAGCCACCGCCCGATGCGGTGCGCAGATGCGTGGACGCGCTGGGCTGGATGGGCGACGTCATGGGAAGAACGGCGCCGCTCAATACAGTTTGCGCAGATCCATGCCGGCGTACAACTGCCCCACCTGGGCCGCATAGCCGTTGAACATCAGCGTCTGGCGGCGTTTGGCGAACAGGCCGCTGCCCTCGCCGATGCGGCGTTCGGTGGCCTGGCTCCAACGGGGGTGCGACACCTCGGGGTTGACGTTGGAATAGAAGCCGTATTCCTGTGGAGCCGCTACGTTCCAGGCGGTGCGCGGCTCTTTGTCGGTGAATCGGATCTTCACCAGCGACTTTGCGCTCTTGAACCCGTACTTCCAGGGCACCACCAGCCTCAAGGGTGCGCCGTTCTGGTTGGGCAGCACTTCGCCGTACATGCCAAACGCCAGCAAGGTCAACGGGTGCATGGCCTCGTCCAGGCGCAGGCCTTCCACATAAGGCCAACCGAGCACGTTGGACCGCAGGCCAGGCATCTGTTTCGGATCGGCCAGGGTCACGAACTCGACAAACTTGGCGCTGCCCTGTGGCTGTACTTGCTTGATGAGTTCGCTCAACGAATAGCCGACCCAGGGGATCACCATCGACCAACCTTCGACGCAACGCAGGCGGTAGATGCGCTCCTCCATCGGGCTGAGCTTGAGCAGGGCGTCGAGATCAAAGGTGCCCGGCTTGTTCACCAAGCCTTCCACGCTCACCGTCCATGGCCTGGGCTTGAGCGTCCTGGCGTTGTCGACCGGGTCGGACTTGTCGGTGCCGAACTCGTAGTAGTTGTTGTAGGAGCTGGCGTCGTTGTAGGAGGTCAACGGCTCCATGGTCACAGCCCCGTCGACCGTGGAACGCCTGCCCGGCAAGGCTGCGAGTTTGCCGGGTTTGGGGGTGGTACCCGGTGCTTGTCCCCAGGCATCGCGCCCGGTCCATGCGGCCAGCCCGCCGCCTAGAGCGGCCGTGGCGAGCAGCCATTGCCGTCGGTTCTGATAGGCCGATCGGGATGTGATTTCGCTGGACCGGGGGTGGTTGAAACCGTCGTCGCGCGTGCCGAGCATCATGGCGCTGTCCTTGGTGGATGAGCCCTGTGCGGAGGATGCCGCGTGGGCTGCTTCATCGGTGATGAGACCGCCACCATTCTGACAAAGTTCCGGCGCCGCGCGCCGAACTCAGAGTTCGCCGTAGCTGTGCAGTCCGGACAGGAACATGTTCACACCGATGAAGGCAAAGGTGGTGATCGCCAGCCCCACCAGCGCCCACCAGGCCGAGACCGTGCCGCGCAGGCCCTTCATGAGCCGCATGTGCAGCCAGGCCGCGTAGTTCAACCAGACGATCAGCGCCCAGGTTTCTTTCGGATCCCAGCTCCAGTAGCCCCCCCAGGCCTCGGCCGCCCACAGCGCACCCAGCACAGTGGCGATGGTGAAGAAGGCAAAGCCGACCGCAATGGCCTTGTACATCACGTCGTCGAGCACCTCGAAGCTGGGCAGGCGCTCTGCAATGCGGCGACGGCCGAACAGGATGGTGCCCACGATGAGCGCGGAAATGCCAAAGTACACGAACCAGTAACTGCCGCCGTTCTCGGCGGCCGATTGGCGGAACACAATCGGTTCGAAGCACAGCACCACCCCCAGCAGCCACAGCGGCGCGAGCTTGTACCAGCGGCTTTCGCTCGCACTCTGCTTGATGAGGTAGGCGAAGGCCAGCATGGCGGCAATGGCAAAGGTACCGTAGCCGATGAAGTTGGCCGGCACATGCAGTTTCATCCACCAGCTCTTGAGCGCGGGCACCAGTGGCTGGATGGCGTGCGCCTCGCGCACCAGGGTGTACCAGAGCAGGAAGCCCACCGCGGCACTGACCACCAACATGGCGAACGCGCCCATGCGGCGGGTCTTGTACTGGTCTTCGTAATACAGGTAGAACGCCGTCGTCATCCAGCAGAACAACACGAACACCTCGTAGAGGTTGCTCACCGGGATGTGGCCGATGTCAGGACCGATCTGATGGCTCTCATACCAGCGCACCATCGTGCCGATCAAGGCCAGCGTGACGGCCACCCAGGCCAGGCGCGAGCCCAGCAACTCGAAGGTGTCACCGGCTCGCTTGAACATGCCCACCCAGTAGAACGCGGTGCTCATGAAGAAGAGCACACTCATCCACAGAATGGCCGACTGGCTGGAGATGAAGTACTTCAGCAGGAACGCTTGGTCAGCCCGTGCCAGGTCGGCCCCCGCAGGGGTCTGGTACAGCCAGATCGCCAGCAGAGACAGTGCCGCGACCACCACCGTCAGCGCGCGCAGCGGACGCCAGAACCATCCCAGCCAGATCATGGCGGGCACTGTGCCCACAAGGATGGCTTTTTCGTATCCATCCATGGCGGCGTTGTAGCGCATGAAGGCCCAGGCCGCGCCCGCGATCACGAACGCGGCAAACAGCCAGTCCCACACATTGCGCCGCGCAAAGTAATGGGGCTCCAGGCCCCGGCCTTGCTGGCCCTTCCTCAATTCGATGGTCTGCGACGAAGCGGCGGCGGTATTCATGGTTGCACCTTCAGCAATTGTGTCTTCAACAGGTCGAACTCGCGATCGGCGTCCATGGTCTTGCGGTTCGTCGACAAGGCCATGCGGGCCTGCGCTTGTTGGTCGCCCGAGGGCGAGAGCCACACCCACAGGCGGCGCTCGCGGACATAGAGCATGGCAAAAACGCCCAGAATGAGCAACAGGCAACCCAGGTAGACGATGTTCTGCCCGGGCGCGCGCGCCACCTGGAACACGCTGGCCTGCACGTGCGTGAAGTCCTTGAGCTGGAAGGTCATGGGCGCGGGGTAAAAGAAGGTATCGCTCAGGCTGATCGCAGCCTGCGACATGAATTGCTGCGTGGCCTCGCCCGCCACCAGCGGCGGCAGGCCCACGCGTTCGCGGCTGAGTTGCATCAACTCGAACAGCGTGCCGTTGAGAATGCGCACCAGCACATCGCCAGCGCGCTCGCGTTCGGCGGGTGGCACGTTGGTTTCCAGAAACGCAGAAACCGCCTGCAAACCACCGCGCACCTCGGGTCGCGGGGAAGTCGCTCCATCACCCGCCGCAGGACTCACCGACTCGGCGCCCGCAAACAGGCCCAGGGCGCGCGTGGCCGACACGGCCAATGCCTCGGCCAGTTCGGGGCGCCCGTCTTCAACGGCGGAGGCCGCATAGCGGCGCACCGCCTGTTCGCGCAGCGCGGGGTCATCCAACGCGGCACGCAGGCGCACAAACCCGTCGATGCCGTCCTGTTCGTCCACGGGGATGCGCAAATACCGGAACGGTTCAGACGGGGTTTTTCTCAGTCCCAGCAGGTACACGCGCGTGCCATCGATCTCGACCGGCAACATGTAGTTGTGGTACTCCACCGCCTGCCCGGCGGCGTCGCGCAGCTTGTAGGTGATGCTCGGCCCGACGTTGCGCAGCGTCTTTTCCGTCACCGTCTTGTGGCCAGAGCCCAGCCGGCTTTCGATCGAACTGCGCAGGTCCACCTTGCGCACGTCGGTGCCCCCACCTTGGTTGGACCCCGCGAAGTTCTCCACGTTGATGACGCGCAAGCCTGTGTATTCCAACGTGAGCTTGTCGTCGCCGTTGCTCAACGCGGTCGAGCTGCCGATCGTGCCCTCGACTTCGAAAGGCGCGGTGGCGCGGTTCAGTGGCACGGCCTGCAGCTTGACGCGCGAGCCGCCGTCGTCAAAGCTCGACTGGTAGATGTTGATGCCGCGGTAGCTCGCGGGGTGGTTGACCTCCACCCGCGCCTCTTTGCTCTCGCCGGTCTCGTTGTCGTGGATCACGATCTCGCTGGCAAACAGCTTGGGCATGCCCGTGTCGTAGTACTCGACGATGAATTTCTTGAGCTCGACGCCAAACGGCAGGTCCTGCAGCAGAACGCCCTGGGGTTGCGCCAGGATGGCCGTGCCCGCCGTCGTACCCTCGGTCACCAGCAGGTTGCCGCGAAAGGTGGGGTTGCTCGCCGAGAGGCGGTGCTGGGCCGGCACGTCGGCGATCAGGCCGCCGCCCATGAACGGTGTTTTGCCGAGGAACCAGGTCTGTGCCCGCACCATGAGGTCGCCGTCGAGCAGGCCACCGATACACACCAGCACGATGGCGCTGTGCGCCGCGAGATAACCGACCTTGTTGGCCGCGCCGGTCTTGGCCGCCACCATCCAACCGGTCCCCGTCGGCGTAACGCGCGATTGCAGCTTGACCTTCCAGCCCGAACCCAGCAACGTCTGTCCGATGCGGTGGGCCGCGGCCTCTGGCGTCTCGCCCAAGGCGCCTTCGGCGCGGTGGGGAAAGGCCTTCAAGCTTTGCTCTCGGATGTTTTCCTTGTAGGCCTTGAAGTCCACCAGGATCTTGGGCGTGTTGCGGGCGATACACAGACTGGTGCTGACCACCAGGAAGGCCAGGATCACCAGGAACCACCAAGCGCTGTACACCGAGAACAGGTTGGCGCTGGCGAAGACGTCGGCCCAGAAGGGGCCGAACTGGTTGACGTAGTTGATGAAGGGCTCGTGCTGCTTGACCACGGTGCCGATCACCGAGGCGATGCAGATGACCGACAGCAGCGAGATCGCGAAACGCATCGAGGACAACAGCTCGACCGAGCCGCTGAGGATGCGAGAGCCTGTTCGGATGTGCAGGCCTTGGGTGGAGACGGTCATGGGTGGATCAAACGGTGCAACAAAAAAGGGCGGCCCCGGTGTGCCCGGAACGCGCCCTCATCTGACTGTGTTTCTTGTCTGGCGTTCAACGCCCGGCGAGGCTTATGGCATTGTGCCGGCAAATATCAACAGTCTCTTATATGA
The sequence above is a segment of the Hydrogenophaga sp. BPS33 genome. Coding sequences within it:
- the lptM gene encoding LPS translocon maturation chaperone LptM encodes the protein MAIAVASVGALLLSACGQRGPLYLPQTPSPQPSAERPADQTPRTAPNLPTQR
- the msrP gene encoding protein-methionine-sulfoxide reductase catalytic subunit MsrP, whose product is MMLGTRDDGFNHPRSSEITSRSAYQNRRQWLLATAALGGGLAAWTGRDAWGQAPGTTPKPGKLAALPGRRSTVDGAVTMEPLTSYNDASSYNNYYEFGTDKSDPVDNARTLKPRPWTVSVEGLVNKPGTFDLDALLKLSPMEERIYRLRCVEGWSMVIPWVGYSLSELIKQVQPQGSAKFVEFVTLADPKQMPGLRSNVLGWPYVEGLRLDEAMHPLTLLAFGMYGEVLPNQNGAPLRLVVPWKYGFKSAKSLVKIRFTDKEPRTAWNVAAPQEYGFYSNVNPEVSHPRWSQATERRIGEGSGLFAKRRQTLMFNGYAAQVGQLYAGMDLRKLY
- a CDS encoding sulfite oxidase heme-binding subunit YedZ is translated as MTSPIQPSASTHLRTASGGGSRIHRWIGHRAAKPVGFVLACLPFVWLVWAALSDQLGANPAEALIRALGDWTLRFLVLVLAITPLRVTAGWPALARLRRMVGLFVFFYACMHLLAYAWFDMEFDLTGIAADVVKRPFILVGFLSWVLLLALAATSFNRAIRALGAARWQWLHRAVYVIAGLAVLHFFWMRAGKNDFAEVAVYAAILSALLGWRVWRRLSR
- the ccsB gene encoding c-type cytochrome biogenesis protein CcsB, which codes for MNTAAASSQTIELRKGQQGRGLEPHYFARRNVWDWLFAAFVIAGAAWAFMRYNAAMDGYEKAILVGTVPAMIWLGWFWRPLRALTVVVAALSLLAIWLYQTPAGADLARADQAFLLKYFISSQSAILWMSVLFFMSTAFYWVGMFKRAGDTFELLGSRLAWVAVTLALIGTMVRWYESHQIGPDIGHIPVSNLYEVFVLFCWMTTAFYLYYEDQYKTRRMGAFAMLVVSAAVGFLLWYTLVREAHAIQPLVPALKSWWMKLHVPANFIGYGTFAIAAMLAFAYLIKQSASESRWYKLAPLWLLGVVLCFEPIVFRQSAAENGGSYWFVYFGISALIVGTILFGRRRIAERLPSFEVLDDVMYKAIAVGFAFFTIATVLGALWAAEAWGGYWSWDPKETWALIVWLNYAAWLHMRLMKGLRGTVSAWWALVGLAITTFAFIGVNMFLSGLHSYGEL
- the lysA gene encoding diaminopimelate decarboxylase, producing the protein MTTTSDLPAADLLPFFAYRDQQLVMEGVPLERLAHEHGTPLFVYSKAAMLSALAAYQRGLKGRPHLICYAMKANSSLAILQTLVRAGCGLDIVSGGELERALAAGVEPSKVIFSGVGKTRAEMRQALTAGIGCFNVESRAELDVLNEVAHDMGRRAPVSVRVNPNVDAQTHPYISTGLKGNKFGIAHEDVIDTYVHAAACDGLRVVGIDCHIGSQITQTGPYLDAMDRVLDLVEAIEARGVAIEHIDFGGGLGIDYQGDTPPEADALWSQLLQRMEARGYGDRKIYIEPGRSLVGNAGVCLTEVLYLKPGEHKNFLIVDAAMNDLPRPAMYQAFHRIVPVAQPQTEEQATTWDVVGPVCESGDWLGRDRALSVRAGDLLAVMSAGAYCMSMASNYNTRGRAAEVLVDGTRSTLIRERETPADQFRTERMLPAA
- a CDS encoding cytochrome c biogenesis protein ResB — encoded protein: MTVSTQGLHIRTGSRILSGSVELLSSMRFAISLLSVICIASVIGTVVKQHEPFINYVNQFGPFWADVFASANLFSVYSAWWFLVILAFLVVSTSLCIARNTPKILVDFKAYKENIREQSLKAFPHRAEGALGETPEAAAHRIGQTLLGSGWKVKLQSRVTPTGTGWMVAAKTGAANKVGYLAAHSAIVLVCIGGLLDGDLMVRAQTWFLGKTPFMGGGLIADVPAQHRLSASNPTFRGNLLVTEGTTAGTAILAQPQGVLLQDLPFGVELKKFIVEYYDTGMPKLFASEIVIHDNETGESKEARVEVNHPASYRGINIYQSSFDDGGSRVKLQAVPLNRATAPFEVEGTIGSSTALSNGDDKLTLEYTGLRVINVENFAGSNQGGGTDVRKVDLRSSIESRLGSGHKTVTEKTLRNVGPSITYKLRDAAGQAVEYHNYMLPVEIDGTRVYLLGLRKTPSEPFRYLRIPVDEQDGIDGFVRLRAALDDPALREQAVRRYAASAVEDGRPELAEALAVSATRALGLFAGAESVSPAAGDGATSPRPEVRGGLQAVSAFLETNVPPAERERAGDVLVRILNGTLFELMQLSRERVGLPPLVAGEATQQFMSQAAISLSDTFFYPAPMTFQLKDFTHVQASVFQVARAPGQNIVYLGCLLLILGVFAMLYVRERRLWVWLSPSGDQQAQARMALSTNRKTMDADREFDLLKTQLLKVQP
- the cyaY gene encoding iron donor protein CyaY — encoded protein: MTDSEYQDHAEALLKAIELSCDRINDHTDADIDNQRVGGMVTLTFANKSQIIINLQKPLHEVWMAARAGGFHYKHDGKVWMDTKGQGEFFAHLSRCASEQAGLSLAFSS
- a CDS encoding penicillin-binding protein 1A; translation: MPKTDTSSTHSSDVPVSAGHTALVWLGRLVVGLAGLAAAGVACVLMAVGIALAVAYPNLPEVAGLADYRPKLPLRVISADGQLIGEFGEERRNLLTIHEIPAVMKNAVLAIEDARFFEHNGVDYRGMIRAALANLRQAKSQGASTITMQVARNVYLSAEKSYTRKIYEVLLTFKLEHMLTKEQILEIYMNQIFLGQRAYGFAAASQIYFGKSLKDVTIAEAAMLAGLPQAPSAYNPIKNPRRARSRQLHIIDRMLENGFITAEEAESAKSEQLTLRSLGGPNRLHAEYVAEMVRQSIVAQYGEEAYTRGLVVTTTLKADEQRAAYRAMRQGVLDFERRQFYRGPELFIDLPKDQPALDEAIDDALNERPDNDDLLSAVVLEANAKRVVAVRQDGEPFEITGEGLRPVQSGLSDKAGPNIKIRPGAVIRVVETAPKTWRITQLPEVESAFVALEPNSGKVIALVGGFDFQKSKFNHVTQAWRQPGSSFKPFIYSAALEKGLTPMTVVNDAPLFYSAGETGGKPWEPKNYDGQFEGPMSVRRALAKSKNMVSIRVLQMVGTRSAQEWVARFGFDADKHPPYLTMALGAGAVTPLQMASGYAVFANGGYRVPPMLISRVSDHKGKVLYEAPEPALSDDQRAIEPRNAFVMNSLLQEITRTGTAARAQATLKRPDLYGKTGTTNDSVDAWFVGYQPSIVAAAWVGYDSPRNLGSRETGGGLSLPIWISFMSEALKGVPVATYTPPAGVINVGNEWYYEEYGPGRGVHSLGMQDPMPGAVAPGAELDANGIPVPRPAAAPEERRSILDLFRN